One genomic region from Bacteroidetes Order II. bacterium encodes:
- a CDS encoding transposase, with amino-acid sequence MTVYRTSGTRNFIELVTRQYSGNEHGLIKGIGPVNLVHSTGNEGDFWPIDYRIYHPETDGKSKNDHFQEMFKRLNTHQNIKARTILFDSWYASVSNLKLINAAGWTFFTTLKSNRQVSISREAGYKAVSNMDFDEKALMPGIWVKLKPPPF; translated from the coding sequence ATGACAGTGTACAGGACAAGCGGTACTCGAAACTTCATAGAATTAGTCACGCGGCAGTATTCGGGGAACGAACATGGCCTCATAAAGGGCATAGGCCCTGTGAACCTGGTTCATTCAACGGGAAACGAGGGTGATTTTTGGCCGATAGACTATCGGATATATCACCCCGAAACGGACGGCAAGAGCAAGAATGATCACTTTCAGGAGATGTTCAAACGCCTGAACACTCACCAAAACATCAAGGCCCGAACCATTCTTTTTGACTCCTGGTATGCTTCTGTCAGCAATCTGAAGCTGATTAACGCTGCCGGTTGGACGTTTTTCACCACACTGAAAAGCAACCGTCAGGTCAGTATCAGTCGGGAAGCAGGCTATAAGGCGGTGTCTAATATGGATTTTGATGAAAAGGCGCTTATGCCAGGCATTTGGGTCAAATTGAAGCCCCCCCCCTTTTAA
- a CDS encoding DUF1905 domain-containing protein — MHTFTAELIRPEDPGTWTFIVMPFSVEETYGVRSQFKVRGIIDEVEFAGTLMPRGDGTHFLVIKQALREKIGKEKGDFVQVELEPDSGLREVTIPADLDLALKLKPEALTRFNTLAYSHKKEYIDWIEGAKRASTRQNRIIKTLEKIELGERLK, encoded by the coding sequence ATGCACACATTCACGGCAGAATTGATCCGACCGGAAGATCCTGGAACATGGACCTTTATCGTGATGCCCTTTAGTGTGGAAGAAACGTATGGTGTTCGGTCTCAATTTAAAGTTAGGGGTATCATAGATGAGGTGGAGTTTGCAGGGACCCTCATGCCACGCGGCGATGGAACCCATTTTCTTGTCATTAAACAGGCTTTACGCGAAAAAATTGGCAAAGAAAAAGGTGACTTTGTGCAAGTGGAGTTAGAACCAGATTCGGGTCTTCGCGAGGTAACAATTCCGGCTGATCTGGACCTTGCCCTTAAACTAAAGCCTGAAGCACTGACACGGTTCAATACCTTGGCCTACAGCCACAAAAAGGAATATATTGATTGGATCGAAGGTGCAAAACGTGCATCTACACGGCAAAATAGAATTATTAAAACCCTTGAAAAAATTGAACTTGGCGAACGATTAAAGTGA
- a CDS encoding MBL fold metallo-hydrolase gives MIPYALRTKIRTTSLSVCLVAGLLFSLGVAFLPAPRPYVMVLGIAQDAGYPQAGCEKQCCKPFWQGKATRKLVTSLALVDPAFGKAYLFDATPDFPAQLQRLRTQLQKSEPWLPDGIFLTHAHIGHYTGLMHLGREVMGAKEIPVFAMPKMKVFLAANGPWQQLIALQNIRLNPLKQDTATVLRLGLQVRPILVPHRDEYSETVGFSIEHGDRKLLFIPDIDKWEKWERSLSTELKEVQTALLDGTFFRNGELPNRDMSEVPHPFVAQTMTLLKNASTRERKKVVFIHFNHTNPLLRDAQARKEVIRAGFGVAEELQLFSL, from the coding sequence GTGATTCCTTACGCGCTCCGCACCAAAATACGAACGACAAGCCTCTCGGTTTGCCTTGTGGCTGGGCTTCTTTTCTCGTTAGGAGTGGCTTTCCTGCCTGCCCCTCGGCCCTACGTCATGGTCTTAGGCATTGCCCAAGATGCGGGTTATCCACAAGCGGGTTGTGAAAAGCAATGTTGCAAACCCTTCTGGCAAGGAAAGGCCACACGGAAATTGGTGACATCCCTAGCATTGGTGGATCCTGCTTTTGGAAAAGCCTATTTATTTGATGCAACACCCGATTTTCCAGCACAACTACAGCGACTACGAACCCAACTACAAAAAAGTGAACCGTGGTTACCTGATGGTATTTTTTTGACCCATGCCCACATTGGGCACTACACCGGACTCATGCATCTGGGCCGTGAAGTAATGGGCGCAAAGGAGATTCCTGTTTTTGCAATGCCTAAAATGAAGGTTTTTCTTGCCGCAAATGGCCCTTGGCAACAATTGATTGCCCTGCAAAACATCCGACTAAATCCCCTCAAACAAGATACGGCCACCGTTCTTCGCCTTGGTTTACAGGTACGCCCCATCCTCGTGCCGCACCGAGATGAGTATAGCGAGACCGTTGGTTTCAGCATTGAGCATGGAGACCGTAAACTGTTGTTTATTCCAGATATAGACAAATGGGAAAAATGGGAGCGCTCCTTATCTACAGAACTGAAGGAGGTTCAAACAGCACTTTTAGATGGAACCTTTTTCCGGAATGGAGAACTGCCCAACCGAGATATGAGCGAGGTACCACACCCCTTTGTCGCTCAAACGATGACCTTGCTAAAAAACGCCTCGACTCGGGAACGTAAAAAAGTGGTTTTTATCCATTTTAATCACACCAACCCCTTGCTACGTGATGCTCAAGCACGAAAAGAAGTCATTCGCGCAGGTTTTGGGGTTGCCGAAGAATTACAACTTTTCTCCCTTTAG